One part of the Novipirellula aureliae genome encodes these proteins:
- a CDS encoding NAD(P)H-hydrate dehydratase — MTNPPLPFPSRKTDAHKGDVGRVLLVGGSRGMAGSISLSSMAALHTGSGLVSAAVPDRCLETVASFHPCLMTIPLADDAAGHFASAAVTEIAQQVDAYDAIGCGPGMGTSDAAIELVELLLQKSDIARVLDADALNALSKTNWGHRQSSKSGPLILTPHPGELQRLSGVRSSDREQQIKAAHRLAALHDVVVVVKGGPTVVVDAERKWTNTTGNPGMATGGSGDVLTGVVTSLLGQGMTPWDASRLGVWLHGAAGDRAAVKHGQAGMTARELLDEIPGVMAAYENRCI; from the coding sequence ATGACAAATCCTCCCCTGCCCTTCCCTTCGCGAAAGACGGACGCTCACAAAGGCGATGTGGGGAGGGTTTTGCTTGTCGGTGGTTCGCGTGGGATGGCTGGATCGATCTCGCTATCATCCATGGCGGCATTGCACACTGGATCGGGGCTCGTCAGTGCGGCGGTTCCCGATCGCTGTCTCGAAACGGTGGCCTCGTTTCATCCGTGTTTGATGACCATCCCGCTGGCGGATGATGCAGCAGGCCATTTTGCGAGCGCTGCGGTAACGGAGATTGCTCAGCAAGTGGACGCCTACGATGCAATCGGTTGTGGACCTGGGATGGGGACAAGTGATGCTGCGATCGAGCTGGTCGAGTTGCTACTGCAAAAGAGCGATATCGCACGCGTCTTGGATGCGGATGCCTTGAACGCTTTGTCGAAAACCAATTGGGGCCATCGTCAATCTTCCAAATCGGGGCCACTGATCTTGACTCCGCACCCTGGCGAATTACAACGGCTGTCAGGGGTTCGTTCTTCGGACCGCGAACAGCAAATCAAAGCGGCCCATCGATTGGCGGCTCTTCATGATGTCGTGGTTGTCGTCAAAGGGGGCCCGACGGTGGTCGTCGATGCCGAGCGAAAATGGACCAATACGACCGGTAATCCTGGCATGGCTACGGGCGGAAGCGGCGATGTCTTGACGGGAGTCGTCACATCGCTGCTCGGACAAGGCATGACGCCATGGGACGCCTCTCGACTCGGTGTTTGGCTGCATGGTGCCGCAGGCGATCGGGCTGCCGTGAAGCATGGTCAAGCAGGCATGACCGCACGGGAGCTGCTCGACGAGATCCCTGGCGTAATGGCAGCCTATGAAAATCGCTGCATTTGA
- the ribF gene encoding riboflavin biosynthesis protein RibF, with protein MTKLLRLSEITDAVRYGVISIGNFDGVHRGHAVLIGAARRLADRLHGPVVAVAFDPHPAEILRPDRAPAQLTWLERRAELLGEQGADFLVIIPIGQAFLNLSATEFFVSLVRDQFASKGIVEGPNFFFGRSRQGNIETLRSLCEQHSIELSVAESSKDAESMISSTRVRDFIRSGDIDAANGLMGHPHRLRGTVGHGAGRGKSIGFPTANLTDIDVLVPGVGVYGGHAIVDGNRHTAAIHIGPNPTFDDSEKRKVEVHLLDYNGDLYQRPMMVDVDTRVRDIVRFDSPEKLVEQLNKDISSIRENQ; from the coding sequence GTGACGAAACTACTACGCTTAAGCGAAATTACCGATGCGGTTCGTTATGGCGTGATCAGTATCGGCAACTTTGACGGAGTTCACCGCGGGCACGCGGTCTTGATCGGCGCGGCTCGTCGATTGGCGGATCGTCTCCACGGGCCTGTCGTCGCGGTCGCCTTTGATCCTCATCCTGCCGAAATCCTACGTCCCGACCGAGCTCCCGCGCAATTGACTTGGTTGGAAAGGCGAGCCGAACTGCTGGGGGAACAGGGGGCGGATTTCCTAGTCATCATCCCCATCGGTCAAGCCTTCCTAAATTTGTCGGCAACCGAGTTCTTTGTCTCCTTGGTCCGTGACCAATTCGCTAGTAAAGGAATCGTCGAAGGTCCGAATTTCTTTTTCGGCCGCTCGCGACAAGGAAATATCGAAACGCTCCGATCGCTTTGTGAACAACACAGCATCGAATTGTCCGTCGCCGAATCCTCGAAGGACGCCGAGTCGATGATCAGTAGCACGCGGGTTCGCGATTTCATTCGAAGTGGCGACATCGACGCCGCCAATGGGCTGATGGGGCATCCACATCGGCTGCGTGGAACCGTTGGGCATGGGGCCGGTCGGGGGAAAAGCATTGGATTTCCCACGGCGAACCTCACCGACATTGATGTCCTAGTCCCTGGTGTCGGTGTCTACGGCGGGCATGCGATCGTGGACGGCAACCGACACACGGCTGCGATTCATATCGGGCCGAATCCAACCTTCGACGATTCTGAAAAACGGAAGGTCGAAGTACACCTGCTCGATTACAATGGCGATTTGTACCAGCGTCCGATGATGGTTGACGTCGACACTCGAGTGCGTGACATTGTTCGCTTTGATTCGCCTGAAAAACTTGTCGAGCAGCTCAACAAAGATATCTCATCGATCCGCGAGAATCAGTGA
- a CDS encoding DHH family phosphoesterase, which translates to MGVNWKAFVDQISHYESFVLVSHIRPDCDALGSELGMAEVLRSVGKKVRIINSHRTPTALQFLDPAGNIEVLGDHVEAEDITADCIMILDTSAWAQLGDMGDFIRASRIDKIIVDHHVGEDDIGATLYKDYQAEATGHLVVQAADALGVPLTRTMAAPLFAAIATDTGWFRFGSVTPETYRVVARLVDAGVVPSEIYSDLYERDTLGRLKLRGLILSRTESEVDGALMHTYVEKEDFAKVGAEASDTEDAINLTLAVQGTKAAVIFVGQLRGGFKLSFRSRCAMDCNEIAQQFGGGGHKAAAGAFQEGTLDDVKAKVLPVVIDAVRKAIET; encoded by the coding sequence ATGGGTGTCAATTGGAAAGCCTTTGTCGATCAAATCAGCCACTATGAATCGTTTGTTCTCGTCAGCCACATTCGGCCCGACTGTGATGCGCTCGGCAGCGAGCTAGGAATGGCGGAGGTGCTGCGGTCGGTTGGCAAGAAGGTACGAATCATCAATTCACATCGCACACCCACCGCCTTGCAGTTTCTCGATCCGGCTGGCAATATCGAAGTTCTCGGCGACCATGTCGAGGCGGAAGATATCACGGCGGATTGCATCATGATCCTAGACACATCTGCATGGGCCCAACTTGGTGACATGGGCGACTTTATCCGAGCGTCGCGGATCGATAAGATCATTGTCGATCATCATGTCGGCGAAGATGACATCGGCGCAACGTTGTACAAAGACTACCAGGCCGAAGCGACGGGACACTTGGTCGTACAAGCAGCCGATGCGCTCGGCGTACCGCTAACGCGAACCATGGCGGCTCCGCTGTTTGCTGCCATCGCTACCGACACCGGATGGTTCCGGTTCGGCAGTGTCACACCAGAAACCTACCGCGTGGTAGCCCGGTTAGTTGACGCCGGTGTCGTCCCAAGTGAAATCTATAGTGATCTGTACGAGCGAGATACTCTCGGGCGACTTAAACTGCGAGGCCTGATTCTGTCGCGAACCGAATCGGAAGTCGACGGGGCTTTAATGCATACCTACGTCGAGAAAGAAGACTTTGCCAAAGTCGGTGCCGAAGCGAGTGACACCGAAGATGCAATCAACTTGACGTTGGCGGTGCAAGGCACCAAGGCGGCGGTCATTTTTGTTGGTCAACTTCGCGGCGGATTCAAGTTGAGTTTTCGCAGTCGGTGTGCAATGGATTGCAATGAGATCGCACAGCAATTTGGGGGCGGCGGTCACAAAGCCGCGGCTGGAGCTTTTCAAGAAGGAACCCTCGACGACGTGAAAGCCAAAGTGTTGCCCGTCGTTATCGACGCAGTCCGAAAAGCGATCGAGACTTAA
- the thrS gene encoding threonine--tRNA ligase: MSTASSASPSLPSQIQIQLPDGTIAKHPGDTTAMDIAKGISEGLARSVMAAEVSGKIVDANRPLGELAQDDSPMPLRLLTNRDSESLDVLRHSAAHVMARAVMRLYKGVSLAFGPTTSGGFYYDFDIPEKISEDDFPKIEAEIKKIIKEKEPFERFILDRDEARKLCNDLEQDLKVEHIETGLGDQPTVSFYRQGEFVDLCRGPHIPDAGKIKAIKLMSIAGAYWKGDASGRQLQRLYGTAFFDKKELAAYLERLEEARRRDHRVLGKQHGLFAINPEVGQGLCLWLPKGARVRSTLEDFLRKELLSRGYDPVYSPHIGRVELYETSGHFPYYRDSQFSPLFGSEAGGMIDAWTQRLEAGTLGKDDEEKLMEAAKVLGADIPDYKPSASNEEKRAVLHRWQSVHERYLVKPMNCPHHCHMFKAQPRSYRQLPLRLFEFGTVYRHEQTGELNGMLRVRGLTQDDAHIFCTAEQVEAEFKATIDLTKFVLEAVGLRDYRVQLSLRDPKSDKYVGSEENWTHAENALREVMQHSGLQFNEEQGEAAFYGPKADFMVRDCIGRSWQLGTVQLDYNLPERFKLEYTGTDNATHRPVMIHRAPFGSMERFTGMLIEHFAGAFPMWLSPEQVRVLPLSDKSIDYAVAVAKQFDEAGLKVTIDNNDGKVQAKIRNAQLDLVNYMAVVGPKEAEAGHVALRDRIEGDLGSMPIAEAIAKLTKETDERIVRQAVQGTVDGAAAVDSGATGHEY; the protein is encoded by the coding sequence ATGTCGACTGCATCGTCTGCCTCCCCGTCCCTACCGAGTCAAATTCAAATCCAGCTTCCTGACGGAACGATCGCCAAACATCCTGGCGATACCACGGCGATGGACATCGCCAAAGGGATCAGCGAGGGGTTAGCCCGCAGCGTGATGGCAGCCGAGGTTTCGGGAAAGATTGTCGACGCCAATCGCCCACTCGGTGAATTGGCTCAGGATGATTCGCCCATGCCACTTCGGCTACTGACCAACCGAGACAGCGAATCACTCGATGTGCTCCGTCACTCCGCCGCCCACGTGATGGCTCGTGCCGTGATGCGTCTTTACAAAGGTGTTTCGCTAGCATTCGGACCGACCACATCTGGCGGTTTCTACTATGATTTCGACATCCCCGAGAAGATTAGCGAAGACGATTTCCCGAAGATCGAAGCCGAAATCAAAAAAATCATCAAAGAGAAAGAACCATTCGAGCGGTTTATTCTCGACCGTGACGAAGCAAGAAAGTTGTGCAACGATCTTGAGCAAGATTTGAAGGTCGAGCATATCGAAACCGGACTCGGCGACCAGCCGACGGTCAGTTTTTATCGCCAAGGCGAATTCGTCGATTTGTGCCGCGGTCCTCATATCCCCGATGCGGGAAAGATCAAAGCGATCAAATTGATGAGTATCGCGGGTGCGTATTGGAAGGGCGACGCTTCGGGCCGACAACTGCAACGACTTTATGGAACCGCTTTCTTCGACAAAAAGGAATTGGCGGCCTATTTAGAGCGACTCGAAGAAGCACGCCGACGCGACCATCGTGTGCTCGGTAAACAACACGGCCTGTTCGCGATCAACCCCGAAGTGGGTCAAGGTCTATGCCTGTGGCTACCCAAGGGCGCTAGGGTACGTAGTACGCTCGAGGATTTCCTACGAAAAGAATTGCTGTCGCGAGGCTACGACCCTGTCTATAGCCCTCATATCGGGCGAGTGGAATTGTATGAAACCAGCGGCCACTTTCCGTACTATCGCGACAGCCAATTCTCGCCATTGTTCGGTAGTGAAGCAGGTGGCATGATCGACGCCTGGACCCAGCGACTCGAAGCTGGCACGCTCGGCAAAGATGACGAAGAAAAGTTGATGGAAGCGGCCAAAGTGCTCGGAGCCGATATCCCCGATTACAAACCATCGGCATCGAACGAAGAGAAACGAGCGGTGCTGCATCGTTGGCAATCTGTTCATGAACGGTACTTGGTTAAACCGATGAATTGCCCGCATCATTGCCACATGTTCAAGGCTCAACCGCGATCGTATCGCCAATTGCCACTCCGGTTATTCGAGTTTGGAACGGTCTACCGTCACGAGCAAACGGGGGAACTGAACGGCATGCTACGTGTTCGCGGTTTGACTCAAGACGATGCCCATATCTTCTGCACTGCTGAACAAGTGGAAGCGGAATTCAAAGCGACAATCGATTTGACCAAGTTTGTCTTGGAAGCGGTGGGACTACGCGACTATCGAGTTCAATTGTCGCTGCGTGATCCCAAGAGCGATAAGTATGTCGGCAGCGAAGAGAATTGGACCCATGCCGAAAATGCGCTGCGAGAAGTGATGCAACATTCGGGGCTTCAATTCAACGAGGAACAAGGCGAGGCGGCCTTCTATGGACCGAAGGCCGACTTCATGGTCCGCGATTGTATCGGTCGATCTTGGCAGCTTGGTACCGTCCAACTCGACTACAATTTGCCTGAGCGTTTCAAACTCGAATACACAGGCACGGACAACGCGACGCACCGTCCCGTCATGATTCACCGTGCCCCGTTCGGTTCAATGGAACGGTTCACGGGAATGTTGATCGAGCACTTTGCCGGTGCATTCCCAATGTGGCTATCGCCCGAGCAAGTTCGCGTATTACCGCTTAGTGACAAGTCGATTGACTATGCCGTCGCGGTCGCAAAGCAGTTTGATGAAGCCGGGCTAAAGGTCACGATCGATAACAACGATGGCAAAGTCCAAGCCAAGATTCGCAATGCCCAGCTCGACCTCGTCAACTACATGGCCGTCGTCGGACCCAAGGAAGCGGAAGCGGGTCACGTTGCCCTGCGAGACCGGATTGAAGGCGATTTGGGATCGATGCCAATCGCCGAGGCGATTGCAAAATTGACGAAGGAAACCGACGAGCGAATCGTCCGCCAAGCGGTTCAAGGAACAGTCGACGGCGCCGCCGCCGTCGACTCCGGTGCCACCGGTCACGAGTACTAA
- a CDS encoding glycosyltransferase family 4 protein, with product MEQPQSTIRSLKTNMKVVFLTAGAAGMYCGSCMHDNALARTLIADGYDCLLQPIYTPIRTDSISVASEKIFFGGIHVYLLQQMPWLRFVPQSARRFLDWPPLIRVATRKAASTDPAKLGDLAISMLQGTDGRQSEEVIRLVDWLENKIQPDVLILSNLLIGGSLPLVHRRLPETQVIVMLQGDDIFLDHLPTEARAEAIALCSKLVSSVDRFVVNSRFYADRMGTLLNIPPEKLFQTPLSIDAAAYSASLTSVPDRSHGKTKTFRIGYLARISPEKGLHRLVDAFLHLANEHHDVTLEVAGWLGEVNRPYLKTIQTRVREAGLEDRFTYHGSPELAEKVAFLQSLDLLSVPTEYEDPKGLFALEAMASGVPVVLPDHGGFSELIASTGGGILVPPNDHHALAEAILRLKNDPLLRKELSKNGHRSVHEKHSIENASRALATLFAQS from the coding sequence ATGGAACAACCACAATCAACCATCCGATCGCTGAAAACAAACATGAAAGTTGTCTTCTTGACCGCCGGTGCTGCTGGCATGTACTGCGGCAGTTGCATGCACGACAACGCGTTGGCTCGAACGCTCATCGCTGATGGCTACGATTGTTTGCTGCAACCAATCTATACGCCGATTCGGACCGATTCGATCAGCGTTGCGAGTGAGAAAATCTTCTTTGGCGGCATTCACGTTTATTTGCTCCAACAGATGCCGTGGCTGCGGTTTGTCCCTCAATCCGCACGCCGATTTCTCGATTGGCCGCCGTTGATCCGAGTGGCAACTCGTAAAGCCGCATCGACCGATCCCGCGAAACTCGGCGACTTGGCAATCTCGATGCTCCAAGGAACCGACGGGCGGCAGTCCGAAGAAGTTATCCGGCTGGTTGATTGGTTAGAGAACAAAATTCAACCCGACGTACTTATTTTGAGCAATCTGCTCATTGGTGGTTCGCTTCCGCTCGTCCATCGTCGGCTTCCAGAGACTCAGGTTATTGTGATGTTGCAAGGCGATGATATCTTTCTCGACCACCTTCCGACCGAAGCCCGTGCTGAAGCGATCGCCTTGTGCAGCAAACTGGTCAGTTCGGTCGATCGATTTGTCGTTAACAGCCGTTTTTACGCTGATAGAATGGGCACGCTTTTGAACATCCCCCCGGAGAAACTCTTTCAAACGCCTTTGTCGATCGATGCTGCCGCCTACTCCGCGTCTCTAACATCCGTGCCCGATCGATCGCACGGCAAAACCAAAACCTTTCGCATTGGATACTTGGCCAGAATATCACCCGAAAAGGGACTGCATCGTCTGGTTGACGCGTTTCTGCACCTTGCAAACGAGCATCACGACGTCACACTCGAGGTCGCTGGTTGGCTCGGCGAAGTCAATCGTCCCTATTTGAAGACGATCCAAACGCGAGTCCGTGAAGCCGGTTTGGAAGACCGTTTCACGTATCACGGCAGCCCTGAATTGGCCGAGAAGGTTGCGTTTTTACAGTCTCTTGATTTGTTGTCCGTGCCAACCGAGTACGAAGACCCAAAGGGATTGTTTGCACTTGAAGCCATGGCGTCGGGGGTTCCCGTCGTGTTGCCAGACCACGGTGGGTTTTCGGAGCTCATCGCATCGACAGGCGGCGGCATCCTCGTGCCACCGAACGACCATCACGCATTAGCCGAGGCGATCCTGCGATTAAAGAACGATCCGTTACTGCGAAAAGAACTGAGCAAAAACGGGCACAGATCAGTACACGAAAAACACTCGATCGAAAATGCCAGCCGAGCCTTGGCAACATTGTTTGCTCAATCCTAG